One window from the genome of Oryza glaberrima chromosome 3, OglaRS2, whole genome shotgun sequence encodes:
- the LOC127766477 gene encoding casein kinase II subunit alpha-2: MTDAPPPRSRPHPPSSSVAVPAAAAAVIAAALASSFLALLQPPRRAPVAAGSRVGMSKARVYADVNVLRPKEYWDYEALTVQWGEQDDYEVVRKVGRGKYSEVFEGINVNNNEKCIIKILKPVKKKKIKREIKILQNLCGGPNIVKLLDIVRDQHSKTPSLIFEYVNNTDFKVLYPTLTDYDIRYYIYELLKALDYCHSQGIMHRDVKPHNVMIDHELRKLRLIDWGLAEFYHPGKEYNVRVASRYFKGPELLVDLQDYDYSLDMWSLGCMFAGMIFRKEPFFYGHDNHDQLVKIAKVLGTEALNAYLNKYHIELDPQLEALVGRHSRKPWSKFINADNQHLVSPEAVDFLDKLLRYDHQDRLTAREAMAHPYFLQVRAAENSRARPQ; encoded by the exons ATGACCGATGCGCCTCCGCCGAGGAGCCGCCCGCACCCACCCAGCAGCAGCGTcgccgtgcccgccgccgcggcggcagtGATCGCAGCCGCCCTCGCGTCCTCCTTCCTCGCCCTGCTGCAGCCGCCCCGGCGCGCCCCGGTCGCCGCGGGATCCAGGGTCGGCATGTCGAAGGCGAGGGTCTACGCCGACGTCAACGTGCTGCGCCCCAAGGAGTACTGGGACTACGAGGCGCTCACCGTTCAATGGGG TGAGCAGGATGACTATGAAGTTGTCAGGAAAGTTGGAAGAGGTAAATATAGTGAAGTCTTTGAAGGCATCAATGTTAACAACAATGAGAAATGCATCATCAAGATACTCAAGCCTGTGAAGAAAAAGAAG ATCAAAAGGGAGATTAAAATACTTCAGAATCTTTGTGGAGGTCCAAACATTGTGAAGCTTCTTGATATTGTCAGAGATCAACATTCTAAGACTCCTAGCTTGATCTTTGAATATGTCAACAATACAGACTTCAAAGTGCTGTACCCCACGTTGACAGATTATGATATCCGCTACTACATATATGAGCTACTCAAG GCATTAGACTACTGCCATTCACAAGGCATTATGCATCGAGATGTCAAGCCCCACAATGTTATGATAGATCATGAGCTCCGAAAACTTCGATTGATAGACTGGGGCCTGGCTGAGTTCTATCATCCAGGGAAGGAATATAATGTTCGTGTTGCTTCAAG GTATTTCAAGGGGCCTGAGCTTCTTGTTGATTTGCAAGATTATGATTATTCTTTGGACATGTGGAGCCTTGGTTGCATGTTTGCTGGGATG ATATTCCGCAAGGAGCCATTCTTCTATGGTCATGATAACCATGATCAACTTGTCAAGATCGCAAAG GTACTTGGAACAGAAGCACTAAATGCTTATTTGAACAAGTACCATATTGAGCTTGATCCTCAGCTTGAAGCTCTTGTTGGGAG gCATAGTAGAAAACCATGGTCGAAATTCATTAATGCTGATAACCAACATCTAGTATCTCCTGAG GCTGTAGATTTTCTTGATAAGCTTCTACGTTATGATCACCAAGATAGGCTCACTGCACGTGAAGCTATG GCACATCCGTACTTCCTCCAAGTGAGAGCTGCAGAAAATAGCAGAGCACGACCACAATGA
- the LOC127766478 gene encoding probable prolyl 4-hydroxylase 9 has translation MKGGVIRSGGGVGGIGVGGGGGGGGAGGGLMRTRLRLPVVLLSCSLFFLAGFFGSILFTQDPQGEEELDAPMRRERLMEAAWPGMAYGESGEPEPSLIPYQILSWQPRALYFPQFATSQQCENIVKTAKQRLMPSTLALRKGETEESTKGIRTSSGTFLSSDEDPTGTLAEVEKKIAKATMIPRHHGEPFNILRYEIGQRYASHYDAFDPAQYGPQKSQRVASFLLYLTDVEEGGETMFPYENGENMDIGYDYEKCIGLKVKPRKGDGLLFYSLMVNGTIDPTSLHGSCPVIKGEKWVATKWIRDKRQENLLLWVT, from the exons ATGAAGGGCGGGGTCatcaggagcggcggcggcgtcggcggcatcggcgtcggcggcggcggcggaggcgggggagccGGCGGGGGGCTGATGCGCACGCGGCTGCGCCTCCCCGTCGTGCTCCTCTCCtgctccctcttcttcctcgccggctTCTTCGGCTCCATCCTCTTCACCCAG GATCcgcagggggaggaggagctcgacgCGCCGAtgaggagggagcggctgaTGGAGGCGGCGTGGCCCGGAATGGCGTATGGCGAGTCCGGCGAGCCGGAGCCGTCCTTGATCCCTTACCAG ATTTTGAGTTGGCAACCTCGTGCACTATATTTTCCACAATTTGCAACATCGCAACAGTGCGAAAATATTGTAAAAACTGCTAAACAAAGGCTTATGCCATCGACATTGGCTTTAAGGAAAGGAGAAACTGAGGAGAGCACCAAAGGAATAAGGACAAG CTCAGGCACATTTCTAAGTTCTGATGAAGATCCAACCGGAACCCTTGCAGAAGTTGAAAAGAAGATTGCAAAGGCCACCATGATCCCTAGACATCATGGGGAG CCCTTTAATATCCTGCGCTATGAGATTGGACAGAGGTATGCTTCGCATTATGACGCATTCGACCCAGCTCAGTATGGTCCACAAAAAAGTCAAAGG GTCGCGTCTTTCTTGCTTTATCTCACGGATGTTGAAGAAGGCGGAGAAACCATGTTCCCATATGAG AACGGGGAAAACATGGATATAGGGTATGACTATGAAAAGTGCATTGGCTTAAAGGTTAAACCAAGGAAGGGTGATGGTCTCTTGTTTTACTCCCTTATGGTAAATGGCACCATTGATCCG ACATCCCTTCATGGTAGCTGCCCAGTGATCAAAGGAGAAAAATGGGTCGCCACAAAATGGATTAGAGACAAGA GGCAAGAAAATTTGCTGCTATGGGTGACCTGA
- the LOC127767891 gene encoding uncharacterized protein LOC127767891: protein MTMPMEQVFEHYDKDTLKMAMLKHEETFRQQVHELHRLYRIQKLLMRDLKRELKNQSNMSTSSPNGFAEYSRAALDAMRSYEQCYGAATRRGAAVHHAAAAARAALSLVPAVEYAQSPEEEDAEETDDEEEAAAAELELTLAVGAAASAKKRYSRNEHHSPGQSFSSSSTESDVLVTGVRDADAASPPYHHKRRPGPAAAFDVVQVDDGGVQAAPPPPPLLFHWLSLRMA from the exons ATGACAATGCCGATGGAGCAAGTCTTCGAGCACTACGACAAAGACACCCTAAAGATGGCCATGCTGAAGCATGAAGAGACTTTCAGACAGCAG GTTCATGAGCTCCATCGTCTGTACAGAATTCAGAAGCTTCTGATGAGAGACCTGAAGAGGGAGCTCAAGAACCAGAGCAACATGTCAACCTCCTCCCCGAACGGATTCGCCGAGTACAGCAGAGCCGCACTGGACGCCATGCGCTCCTACGAGCAATGCTACGGCGCGGCcactcgccgcggcgccgccgtccaccacgcggcggcggcggcccgcgcgGCGCTGAGCCTCGTGCCGGCGGTCGAGTACGCGCAGAGccccgaggaggaggacgcggaggagaccgacgacgaggaggaggcggcggcggcggagctggagctcaCGCTCgccgtgggcgccgccgccagtgCCAAGAAGAGGTACAGCCGCAACGAGCACCACTCCCCCGGGCAGAgcttctcgtcgtcgtcgacggagTCCGACGTGCTCGTCACAGGCGTCCGGGACGCGGacgcggcctcgccgccgtacCACCACAAGCGGAGGCCgggtccggcggcggcgttcgacgTGGTGCaggtggacgacggcggcgtgcaggcggcgccgccgccgccgccgctgctgttcCACTGGCTCAGCCTTCGGAtggcgtga